AAGAAAGCTCCGGTTTCACAGGCGCAATCGCTCTGGATAGCTGCTTCAACGTTTGATAGGTGAGCGCCACAGTCCAGCTGCTGACCATATATTGCTTCAATTGAGCATTGGCAGGCTGTAATGTATCGTCCCAGTCCCCGTCACCATATGAAGAGAGGAATGTATCATGCAGGAAATGACTGCGAATATACTCCAGTTCTTTCTGGGCATGCTCCAGCACGCTGGCTGTCTGACCAGTAAAGTCAAAACCATGTTTGACGGTATAAGGCACTTCTTCACTCAGAATCGAATAATCCTTGGTAGCAATCAGATAATCACTTAGCACTTTAAGAGGCCACACAATAATGTCACCATGGCTTTCTTCCTGTTGAACCTTGAAATAACGATCGAACATAAACCATTGCGGCCAGTTGCCGTCATCCTCATACTGATGCGAGTAAACGGTCTTCAGAATGTCGCGAACCTGCTCATACTTTTGAGTAGCCATAAAGTATTCGACCGGACCCTGGCAGACATCACGCGTTCCCCAAGCTGCACCGCCATATTGCTCCAATCCGTGAGGAACGGAGTAATGCACCAGCATATTATGGGTGTACCACCATGCAAGAGCATTCACTTTGAACAGCTCGTCTGCTCCTTGCTTCTGAGGCTGCGATAAATGGAACCCATTCATCACCTGTGCATAGAAGGTACGATAAGCAGTCACTTCCTCTTCGAAGCTGCGTGTCGATGATGCAGTCTGTCCACCTTCCAACAGACCTTGAATGGTCAATGTCCATTCAGCACTGCTGTCCAGCCGTAAAGTGGTTAGCGATGCGTCGCCTGCGTTGACTCCACTAGCCAGTTCAGTCTCATCGCCAACCTTCACTCCTGCTCCGCTGACCCGCATACGGTACTCCAGATTCGGATACACTTCGGCACTGAGGGAGCTGTGATCTGCCTTGAAGCTCAGTTCACCATTCTGCTCGGTAACATGAACAGGCAGTTCATATTCATTCACATTCATCGTAATCTGATTGGTAATCAGGTATCGATAGGCTATTCCTTTTTCCGACTTCACATGAAGATGTACTTCAGGCGTATCCAGCGTTGTATAATTCGTGATGATCAGCGTATCCTCAGCTGTTTTGTAATACCAGCGAACATAGTTGAAGCCCATCTCAAACAAGGAAGGCATCGTGAGCAGGTGGAAGATTCCCTCCATCTCAACGTAGATCCGCTGACCGGATGATTTGGGAATGTTGAGTGCACTACGTGCATTGCTCATCATTTTATTGAAATTCGTATTCCCCACAACCACATGGGAATTGAAAATACCATACATATAGGAAGACGTAGTAATTACGTTCTGACCCAACTTCACATTGTTGCCACTCATCAGGATATGTCCATGTGGACGTTCCACACGCATTTCCTTTTCCTTGAGCACAATATGCTCATACGTATCGGTAAAGAACGCCAGCAATTCGCCATCCGCGCGCTCTTCCTGATGTCTCTTCGAAGCCGGGAAGCGGGAATTCACTTCTTCTTCGGTCATCGATAAAGTAGGCAAGGGTTCACCCACTGCCGGATGATGAGCTACTTTTGGAAATACGTTGGATACTGCCTGTACTGTGCTTGCAGACTCTTGACGCTTCGCTTCATACTCGTCCCAAGCCTGTTGGACAACATCCTGGTATTCGAGTTCCTTCACTGCTTCAGCGTGGTTGGCCTGAAAAAGTCCATAGAACACAAAACGAGCTTCGCCACTCAACACCACTTTTTCGGACTGCAGGGCTGTGTATGCAAATTCATACTGGTACACTTCATTCGCAAGTGTTGGCTTGCCCAGACTTTCAGGGACATTCGTTTCCTTGTAGCTCAAGCCAAAGAATTGAAATCCATCTGTAGAGTAACCTGCTGCACGGGTTAATGAACCCTGTTGAAGATAAGGAAAAGCCCCGCCCTGTGGCTGATTTTGCCGTGAGGTTACGATATATCCCAGCTTCCCATCCTCAAATACGGCATGGTCAATATACTGCGACAAGTAAGCCTCATTGCTGCGTACCGCACCTGGATCCGCATTGCCGACGTCCTGGCCATAGACTACATCAATTTCTTCTCCATTCCCGTTTACGG
Above is a window of Paenibacillus sp. E222 DNA encoding:
- a CDS encoding GH36-type glycosyl hydrolase domain-containing protein yields the protein MKTMNKSQINVQSGELCFTFWESGDLFKAVSGTTMINQWMASPVDGSMNNLYLRFHSDSGIRFVPMLGIQSDSQVSTDGSRMEWTGTAEGVGYQVIFAPTAQGVWFWDVTVNGNGEEIDVVYGQDVGNADPGAVRSNEAYLSQYIDHAVFEDGKLGYIVTSRQNQPQGGAFPYLQQGSLTRAAGYSTDGFQFFGLSYKETNVPESLGKPTLANEVYQYEFAYTALQSEKVVLSGEARFVFYGLFQANHAEAVKELEYQDVVQQAWDEYEAKRQESASTVQAVSNVFPKVAHHPAVGEPLPTLSMTEEEVNSRFPASKRHQEERADGELLAFFTDTYEHIVLKEKEMRVERPHGHILMSGNNVKLGQNVITTSSYMYGIFNSHVVVGNTNFNKMMSNARSALNIPKSSGQRIYVEMEGIFHLLTMPSLFEMGFNYVRWYYKTAEDTLIITNYTTLDTPEVHLHVKSEKGIAYRYLITNQITMNVNEYELPVHVTEQNGELSFKADHSSLSAEVYPNLEYRMRVSGAGVKVGDETELASGVNAGDASLTTLRLDSSAEWTLTIQGLLEGGQTASSTRSFEEEVTAYRTFYAQVMNGFHLSQPQKQGADELFKVNALAWWYTHNMLVHYSVPHGLEQYGGAAWGTRDVCQGPVEYFMATQKYEQVRDILKTVYSHQYEDDGNWPQWFMFDRYFKVQQEESHGDIIVWPLKVLSDYLIATKDYSILSEEVPYTVKHGFDFTGQTASVLEHAQKELEYIRSHFLHDTFLSSYGDGDWDDTLQPANAQLKQYMVSSWTVALTYQTLKQLSRAIAPVKPELSSELSDMAAGVKRDFSKYMLDTDVIPGFVYMEDPAQAKRMLHPDDSETGIQYRLLPMTRSMIAELLEPEQAQSHYELIKEKLYCPDGVRLMNRPAQYDGGVSTHFKRAEQASNFGREVGLQYVHAHIRYIEAMAKLGNPDEVWNGLGIINPVGIQEAVPNADLRQSNAYFSSSDGKFNNRYAAQEQFDKLRTGDVQVKGGWRIYSSGPGIYMNQLVSNALGIRQEEEDLVLDPVLPVSLDGLHFDFQFAGQKVTFVYHLSGEAVQRIVLNGKEMDATRLQQPYRLGGLRISRTALEQSLSENNVIEIYS